GTGTTGCACTTGGTGTAATGATAGAATTTGGCGAGGGAAGTTCGAACTTACCTCTGTCCCAAATTCCTACAACGTTTACACCTATTTTTTCTCTAAGTTTTAATTGCGTTAACGATTTCCCTATAAGTGGAGTTCCTGCAGTCGGAGCTTCGGCAATTAGGAGTTCATCAAATTTACCTATAACATTTGCTCTCGGATCACCTCCGATTGTTCTTCTTGAAAGTGAATTGCCAAGCATTTCTTTTAGATTTACAACTACTGAACTGCCGGCTAATTCGAGAATATCTATCGAATCAACAGATGTTGCATTGGTTACAATCGGCACTTCAGCTGAAAGTTCTCTGACAGTAAAAGCTATATTGGTGTTGAATTCATCGCTTCCAATAGCAACTACAAGAGCCGCTCTTTCAACTGCTGCATTTTTGTATGTCTCCGGGTCGTCAGCATTACCTACTATGACTTTATATCCCATATCAACAATTTCTAATGCACGCTGAAGCTCTTCGACAATTATTACGTATTCTCTTCCATATAAATCCAATTTTTTGATTAAACCCATTACAATTGAATCAAATGTAGTAATGATTACATGGTCATTGATATTTTCATCAATTTTACGGGGGGCTCTTGTTTTATTCTGAGCTTCAAGCCAGGGTGCATAGAAAAATTGAATAAAAGTAAATGGAAGCAGTACTAATAGAAAAATTACTCCCGACATCAAAACTAAAAGTGAAAAACCCCGACCTAAATCCGTATGAAATGTAATATCACCGAAACCAAGAGTGGTCATTACAGTCAGAGTCCAGTAAAATCCTGTCAGCCATGAATGTTCGTGACCTTCTGAAGCCATTATGTAATGGAATAATATACTGTATGCTATAATCATCAATGCCAAAATCCCTAAAAACTTCAGCAATTTGAAGACATTTTTCTGCGTATGAGGACTTTGAAAAAAATAATTTAACTGCGAACTTACAAATTTCATAAATAATTCTATTGTATAATTTTAGATGCGCTGTTTATTATTGATGAGCTAAAAGTAAAACCGATTTTTCCTGCTGTGATTTGATTCAAAGTAATGGAAGAAGTCGGAAATCTTTGAATTGGTTTTGAATCTGCCGGCATACCAAGAATAACACTTCCTACTATTTTCCCTGTAGTTTTAGAAAGCAAACCGTAGTCAACTGAAATACTTGCAAGTGCTCCATCGTCGGAATTTTCTTCAGAATCTCCAATTAATGGTATTTTGCTTGCTGCTGCCATTTCCGCAAGACTTTTGAATCCGAGATTTAAGGTATTATCAGCAGCTATAAGTATAGCATCAGGATTCTGAGATTCGATTCTTTGATAAGCTTCAGAGATTTGCTCAACCGAATTAATAGATTCATTTATATAATTTATGCCATAAAAATTTCCAAGTGCTAAAAACTGATTTTGTGAAAATGCCGAGTTTGGTTCACCAGGATTGAAAATTCTACCGGCTGTTTTCATATTCGGTAACAGCTCTTTTGCAAACTTAAGATAATCATCAAAATTAGTCGCATCCGATAGTCCCGTAACATTACTGCGCTTATTAATTAATCCTGCAAATTCCGGCGATGTTACATATGTGTAAACAACCGGAATGTTTTCCGGTACAAACTGCAAAGCTGCTTGCGAAGCCGGTGTTGAAACAGGAATTATTATATCAATTCCGGCTGACAAAAGTTCACCGATGAGTGAAGGAAATTTTGAAATATCACCTTCTGCATTTTTTTCAAAATATTCAATATTCTTATTCTCAATAAAACCCTTCGCAGCCAGCTCAGATTTTGCACCAGTGATGATATTATTCACAAGTTCAGATGAATTAAACCGAAGTATCCCAACTTTTAAATCTGCTTTTTTGATATTTACAACATTGCCTGCATTCAAACTATATCTTTCGGACATATTACCAAAATTCACCGAAATTTCAAGGCGTGATTTACTATTAAAAAATACCACATTTTCATTTACATCTACAGATGAATAGTTTAAACCGTATTTAGCATAGAATTTAATATCATCGCTTGAAACTTCAAGGATATCACCACGATTTAATTGATTGATAAAATCCGATTTGATATTTGTTTCGCAATTGCCAAAATTATCAGTAAATAAAATCTGCCCCTGAATAACCCCGTTTTGAAGTGATGGCTGAACAATATTGAGGTTTACAGGCTCACTGCAAACAGAGCCGAAAGTACTGATATTAGCATCTGAAAGCATATGCAGAATTGCATCTCTATAAAATTTTTGATATGGAACTTCTTCATAATTATTGAACTGCGAACCGAATATTGACATATTATCAACATAATGCATCTCCTGAGGAGGCATAGCTATTCTCATTTTTGTTGATATGCCGTTATCAGGTGAGAGTACTTTTCTTTTGCCAAATGAATAAACTGTTTTTTTAGCTGAAACTCCCGGGTCAACAATTACTGCAAAGCAAGTATTTTCAGGAAATGAATTTGCGGCAACCTCAAGAAGATACCCTGCTTCAAACAAATCAAAATTTTTATTCTTAAAAAATTTAATTTCAACATCTGGATATGTGTTTCTGACAGAGCCTAATATTCCCATTATAAGCTCTGTTTCAGGAGTGTCGTCGCTAATTATTACCAAAGTTCGATTGAAGCCGGATATGTTATTGACAACATTTTCTGTACATGAATTTATCAAAAACAGTACTATTAAAAAAGTAAAGAAAAATAGTTTTTTCATAATGTAAATCCAAAATAAATAATTTTATTCATACAAAAATATGAAAACTGATTGAACAATCTATATTTTTGCAAATATTAATAGTCAAAATATCAAATAATTTTAATAAAAAAACGATTTAGGTTTATATTGTTAATTAATTTCAAATCTTATTATCATGATTACATTAAATGAGGAGAATAACTTCCTTGCGATAGAGGAAAAATATTCAAATTACGAAAATTCTAAAATAGTAATTATATCAGCTCCGTACGAGCATACCGTAAGCTACGGAAAAGGTGCTGGAGAAGGACCTCGTGCAATACTTGAAGCATCGGCTTATGTTGAGTTTTACGATGATGAAACCGACCGCGAATTATGCTTCGACAAAGGTATTGCTACACTTCAGCCACTTGATTTCACCGACATTGTGGATAAGGATGCTCTTGACCTGATAGAAAATGCTGTTAGTAAGTCAATTCTGGATGGTAAGTTTGTTGTTACTTTGGGTGGCGAGCACTCAATTTCCACAGCTCCAATAGCAGCGCACTATAAGCACTACCCCAATATGACAATTTTACATTTTGATGCTCATTCTGATTTGCGCGATACATATTTAGATTCAAAATATTCACACGCGTCATTTATGGCTCGTGTGGTGGAGTTTTATCCCCCTGAAAAGATTACTCAGGTTGGTATCAGAGCTCAATGCAAGGAAGAGTCAATTTATATCAAGGAAAAAGGTGTCAAGACTTTCTATGCATCTGCAATTCGCAGAGGATTGCACGGACAGGACTGGCAAAAGGCAGTTGTTGATTCATTGGGAGATGTTATTTATTGTACTTTCGATTTAGATTTTTTCGACCCGGCAATTATGGCTGCAACAGGCACTCCCGAGCCGGAAGGATTTCTTTATAGCGAAACAATTGATATTTTCAGGAAAATCAAAGCTGCAGGCAAGAAAATCATTGGTTTTGATGTTGTAGAGCTTGCTCCAAGTGAGTACCATACTCATTGCGACCTTACGAGCGCTAGATTGATATATAAAATATTAAATCTTTGTATAGATTAGTATTGATAATAAATGAGCAGAATATTTATAATTATGATTTCTTTTCGAATTTAGCATTTTGAACTTCTGATAATGACAATGTTAATAATTATAAAACAGCTCATAGAAAATAATGTAAATAAGAAAATAATATTTAGGTGATTTATGAATAAATGGTTTACTGTATTTTTGGCATTTTTTGCAATTTTTTCAGTCGGACTTTTGCAAACACAGCCCCAAGTTTCTTATATCCTACCGGATATTGGTGCTCCTGCGATGAACGTATATGTTGAATTTGTTTCTCCTTATAATCTTAAAGGCAATTTTGGTACTGATGGCTTGTATCTCAATAATCCTGGCGACCAGGTAAGAGTATTGCCTGCAAACATCGCTGATGCCGATAAAGTCAAGATTGGTCCTGTTGTTGTCAGTTGGGAAGGGCGACTTATATCTACTCAGGTATTTATTAATCCTGAACTTGAACCAAACTCGACTGATGCTCTAACAGTTAGACCTGAATTCAGAATCCCGCTTGTAGTTGAGGTTAATGGACAGAAGTCAAATGAGCAGCTTTTTTATGTAGTTCTTTCAAGACCGTATTTTGATGGCACCGGAAATGCAGGCCAAACCGTATTCGGCGTAGGTGCTTTAGGCACAAGGTCGCCACGTGGAGCCATGATTTTCGACTCATTAAAGCTTGGAAACTTTACTTATACTGTATCAACAGCCGACTGTGACCCAAATACTACCGGGAACCAAGGATTTCTTCCATTTGTATTACTTGTTAAAGGCAAAGTAATTGGCGGTGGCACATCAAGTTCGATTTTATCAGTAGATGCTCCGGGAATAAATGCAGGTCCCGGCGGCGGTGGCGGCGGTGGCAGATTTTATGATGGTGCTGCCGGTAATGGTGATAATGGTGGTGACGGGTTTGTTGGCGGTGGTGCCGGTGGTAGAAATAATGCAGGGTTACCACTCGTTTCCAACGCTTTCAGAAATCCGGGTTCAGGTACCGGAGCGGGTGGCAATTCTATTAATGGAGTCCCATTTCCACCAAATGCTGCTTATGAGTCAGTAGGTGGTGGTACAGGCCATCCGTTTGGTTCATCAGGTATTTCATGTAATAATGCAAATAATTGTAATCCTCCGGGTGAATATGGCGGTGGTAGTGGAATTAATCAAGTCAGGCAAGGTGGTGCCGGTGGTTATGGCAGCGAAGGTGACGGATTCGGTGGCGCCGGAGGTAAGGAACATGGAAATGCTATGAATATCCCGCTTGCCGGTGGCTCGGGCGGAGCAAGCGGAAATCCTCAGGGCATTGGAGTTTTTGCCGGAAATGGCGGTGGTGGAGGTGGTGCAGTCACACTATTTGCTACTGAAATATCAAATCTTAAAATATCTGCAAAAGGTGCTGATGGCTTTGATTTCTCAGGGCTTCATGTCAATCTTGAAAGAACTCCTGAACCGTTTGGTGGTAGTGGCTCAGGTGGTGCTGTTAATCTGCTTTCAAAACTTACATTAAATAATAATATTATCAATATTGATGGTGGTCTGAAAAACAGTCGTCGTGGTGGAATCGGAAGACTGAGAATTGATGGCTTTGATTCAAATGAAGGTGGAATTGTTGAAACAAGCGACGCCGGATTTGATGGATTCAGATATAAAGGTATTTCTACAGACACAACCCAATATGTCAAGAGACAGTTCATTCTTACCGGAACACAGAATCCAAATGTAAATTCAAAATTATACTTTGCAAGTTTTGATGGCAATTGGGCTGAACTCCCTAATAATTTGGATATTGATGCCGAGGGTAACTGGGATGCTGATATCCAGCTAATAAGTGATGCTCCATATGTTTGCCTGGTTGCAATGCAGGAAGTGCCAAACAATGCAACCGGAGAATACTTACAAGACCCAATAAGAGTTATGTCTCAGGCAGCAGCAAATTTATTCATTCTGGACTTA
This window of the Ignavibacteriota bacterium genome carries:
- the speB gene encoding agmatinase — its product is MITLNEENNFLAIEEKYSNYENSKIVIISAPYEHTVSYGKGAGEGPRAILEASAYVEFYDDETDRELCFDKGIATLQPLDFTDIVDKDALDLIENAVSKSILDGKFVVTLGGEHSISTAPIAAHYKHYPNMTILHFDAHSDLRDTYLDSKYSHASFMARVVEFYPPEKITQVGIRAQCKEESIYIKEKGVKTFYASAIRRGLHGQDWQKAVVDSLGDVIYCTFDLDFFDPAIMAATGTPEPEGFLYSETIDIFRKIKAAGKKIIGFDVVELAPSEYHTHCDLTSARLIYKILNLCID
- a CDS encoding potassium channel protein, translating into MKFVSSQLNYFFQSPHTQKNVFKLLKFLGILALMIIAYSILFHYIMASEGHEHSWLTGFYWTLTVMTTLGFGDITFHTDLGRGFSLLVLMSGVIFLLVLLPFTFIQFFYAPWLEAQNKTRAPRKIDENINDHVIITTFDSIVMGLIKKLDLYGREYVIIVEELQRALEIVDMGYKVIVGNADDPETYKNAAVERAALVVAIGSDEFNTNIAFTVRELSAEVPIVTNATSVDSIDILELAGSSVVVNLKEMLGNSLSRRTIGGDPRANVIGKFDELLIAEAPTAGTPLIGKSLTQLKLREKIGVNVVGIWDRGKFELPSPNSIITPSATLVFSGTEAQLARYDEIICIYHTTENPVIIIGAGDVGIAAAKSLEDRGFNYVLVEKDNLPSLDGMKCIIGNAADIGTLKKAGIKEAPSVLITTNDDAMNIYLTIYCRRLREDIHIISRSNEERNISTLHRAGADIVMSYASLGASVLFNLLKKRRILMVAEGLDIFQIQVPESISGKTIIEANIRNKTGCSVLAVFRNGELILNPEPNTVLGKDDDIVLIGTIEAEKDFKLAYSRASKGKIL
- a CDS encoding SAM-dependent chlorinase/fluorinase — protein: MKKLFFFTFLIVLFLINSCTENVVNNISGFNRTLVIISDDTPETELIMGILGSVRNTYPDVEIKFFKNKNFDLFEAGYLLEVAANSFPENTCFAVIVDPGVSAKKTVYSFGKRKVLSPDNGISTKMRIAMPPQEMHYVDNMSIFGSQFNNYEEVPYQKFYRDAILHMLSDANISTFGSVCSEPVNLNIVQPSLQNGVIQGQILFTDNFGNCETNIKSDFINQLNRGDILEVSSDDIKFYAKYGLNYSSVDVNENVVFFNSKSRLEISVNFGNMSERYSLNAGNVVNIKKADLKVGILRFNSSELVNNIITGAKSELAAKGFIENKNIEYFEKNAEGDISKFPSLIGELLSAGIDIIIPVSTPASQAALQFVPENIPVVYTYVTSPEFAGLINKRSNVTGLSDATNFDDYLKFAKELLPNMKTAGRIFNPGEPNSAFSQNQFLALGNFYGINYINESINSVEQISEAYQRIESQNPDAILIAADNTLNLGFKSLAEMAAASKIPLIGDSEENSDDGALASISVDYGLLSKTTGKIVGSVILGMPADSKPIQRFPTSSITLNQITAGKIGFTFSSSIINSASKIIQ